In Deinococcus seoulensis, a genomic segment contains:
- a CDS encoding M3 family metallopeptidase codes for MPTALQHLDRRAQAIVDAQRALADLGPGQDALPGWFQDWNQLKCRIQSLWLEQIVAQHTRPEHGETEALHRRFSEHWLPELERLDGELQRLALASGLADLHPAVAAALEEEPEPSARLLQLRAAERQLIRDYQVIVGRQQVAYGSESLTVADAEARLRSTPERAEREVLWRQIRAAELACVPELDALLGRLLQVRQDIAVESGAPDYASLHWASRADTIAGTEALLEAIGEVFQNVDRALRDHRAGALGVPSLRPWDLDVALTAPTTAALPIEEYVPTAERVLNRIDGQFGEVVRQIRDHGGFDLAPRPGKPNGNICAHDLDRGRSVLVCNFSGGVESFRGLLHELGHAAHHHSLSGVPGHVFWDFTGFWEVQEFYAFVFTYIGLLEFFEVQEVSAEERQWYLRSTVERIMERFSDIEERTRLDLWLYQQRPPTTDQIDARYRELTRTSGVDWSGLEDTLSKRWQKPHTFKYAFYNIDYAVAMLAALQFVHAYREDRTAALTRLKCSMLLGATVGAQRIFAEAGITFPFQRDQLVLARSVLEDWLS; via the coding sequence ATGCCCACCGCACTGCAGCACCTTGACCGCCGGGCACAGGCCATCGTTGACGCGCAGCGGGCCCTGGCGGACCTCGGGCCAGGCCAGGACGCCCTGCCTGGCTGGTTCCAGGACTGGAATCAGTTGAAATGCCGGATTCAGAGCCTGTGGCTGGAGCAGATCGTCGCGCAGCACACCCGGCCGGAGCACGGGGAGACGGAGGCGCTGCACCGCCGGTTCTCGGAGCACTGGCTGCCCGAGCTCGAACGTCTCGACGGTGAGCTGCAGCGTCTGGCGCTGGCTAGTGGACTCGCGGACCTGCACCCGGCCGTGGCGGCGGCACTGGAGGAGGAACCGGAACCGTCCGCGCGCCTGCTGCAGTTGCGCGCCGCGGAGCGTCAGCTGATCAGGGACTACCAGGTGATCGTCGGGCGTCAGCAGGTGGCGTACGGGAGCGAGTCCCTGACCGTGGCGGACGCGGAGGCGCGGCTGCGATCAACGCCGGAGCGGGCGGAGCGTGAAGTGCTCTGGCGGCAGATCAGGGCAGCGGAACTGGCCTGCGTGCCTGAGCTGGACGCCCTCCTGGGGCGCCTGCTGCAGGTGAGGCAGGACATTGCGGTGGAGAGCGGTGCTCCGGACTACGCCAGTCTGCACTGGGCCAGCCGGGCAGACACCATCGCGGGCACCGAGGCATTGCTCGAAGCCATCGGCGAGGTGTTCCAGAACGTGGACCGGGCGTTGCGTGACCACCGGGCCGGAGCGCTGGGCGTGCCGTCCCTGCGCCCCTGGGATCTGGACGTGGCGCTCACGGCCCCCACGACCGCTGCGTTGCCCATCGAAGAGTACGTGCCGACTGCCGAACGGGTCCTGAACCGCATCGACGGTCAGTTCGGCGAGGTGGTCAGGCAGATCCGTGACCACGGCGGATTTGACCTCGCGCCCCGGCCGGGAAAACCGAACGGCAACATCTGCGCCCATGACCTCGACAGGGGGCGCTCGGTGCTCGTCTGTAACTTCTCCGGTGGGGTGGAGTCCTTCCGGGGCCTGCTGCATGAACTGGGGCACGCCGCGCACCATCACAGCCTCTCCGGTGTGCCCGGTCACGTGTTCTGGGATTTCACGGGCTTCTGGGAAGTGCAGGAGTTTTACGCCTTCGTGTTCACCTACATCGGCCTGCTGGAATTCTTCGAGGTGCAGGAGGTCAGCGCAGAGGAGCGGCAGTGGTACCTGCGCTCGACGGTGGAGCGCATCATGGAACGCTTCAGTGACATTGAAGAGCGCACCCGGCTGGACCTGTGGCTCTACCAGCAGCGGCCCCCCACCACCGATCAGATTGACGCCCGGTACCGGGAACTGACCCGCACCTCCGGGGTGGACTGGAGCGGGCTGGAGGACACCCTGAGCAAGCGGTGGCAGAAGCCTCACACCTTCAAGTACGCCTTCTACAACATCGATTACGCGGTCGCGATGCTCGCGGCGCTGCAGTTCGTGCATGCCTACCGCGAAGACAGAACGGCGGCCCTGACGCGCCTGAAGTGCAGTATGCTGCTGGGCGCAACCGTTGGAGCGCAGCGCATCTTTGCCGAGGCTGGCATCACCTTCCCGTTTCAGCGGGATCAACTGGTCCTGGCAAGGTCCGTGCTGGAAGACTGGTTGTCATAA
- a CDS encoding Fic/DOC family protein: MAADPYLQENGTFKNRLGITDAAELQARETAISTVRLAQMQQLEQPVGRFDLDHLRGIHRRAFGDVYEWAGKTRGEWTTIQGERFMPPAGLMKGGTRFADGPMVEPFLRDTFRQLERDNQLRGLSRPEFAGKAAELMGDMNAAHPFREGNGRTQREFMRELGVEAGHQLNFSVVSQARMIHVSIESARGDNEGLRRMLLEISDRQAVRALQQAEQALEKRGQDWNGLYVATANKGQIYSGEVAWKGRELSAVQDGNRVIVAPTRELGRGVQEGQSVQFTASGRAQWMDLER, encoded by the coding sequence GTGGCGGCCGATCCTTACCTTCAGGAGAACGGCACCTTCAAAAACCGCCTGGGCATCACGGACGCCGCCGAGTTACAGGCCCGCGAGACCGCCATCAGCACCGTGCGCCTGGCCCAGATGCAGCAGCTGGAGCAGCCGGTGGGCCGCTTTGATCTGGACCACCTGCGCGGGATCCACCGCCGCGCGTTCGGCGACGTGTACGAGTGGGCGGGCAAGACCCGCGGCGAGTGGACGACCATTCAGGGCGAGCGCTTCATGCCCCCTGCGGGGCTGATGAAGGGCGGGACCCGCTTTGCCGATGGTCCCATGGTCGAACCCTTCCTCCGGGACACCTTCCGCCAGCTGGAGCGAGACAACCAGCTGCGCGGCCTGTCCCGGCCGGAGTTCGCCGGGAAGGCCGCTGAGCTGATGGGGGACATGAACGCCGCCCATCCCTTCCGCGAAGGCAACGGCCGCACGCAACGCGAATTCATGCGCGAACTGGGGGTAGAAGCGGGCCACCAGCTGAACTTCTCAGTCGTGAGCCAGGCGCGCATGATCCATGTCAGCATCGAATCCGCCCGGGGAGACAACGAGGGCCTGCGCCGGATGCTGCTGGAGATCAGCGACCGCCAGGCGGTCAGGGCCCTGCAGCAGGCCGAACAGGCCCTGGAGAAGCGCGGGCAGGACTGGAACGGGCTCTACGTGGCCACCGCGAATAAAGGGCAGATCTACAGCGGGGAAGTGGCCTGGAAGGGGCGTGAGCTGTCCGCCGTGCAGGACGGCAACCGGGTCATTGTGGCGCCCACGCGCGAACTGGGGCGCGGCGTGCAGGAAGGGCAGAGCGTGCAGTTCACCGCGAGCGGTCGCGCGCAGTGGATGGATCTGGAGCGGTAA
- a CDS encoding Lrp/AsnC family transcriptional regulator has product MIILDSALAARLLTDPDTRHILAAFQGNGQVIADAARALNLPLETVRYRVRRAVQAGVLVAAGRRARRGRTQTVYRLPLPVFVPGLQVPGGPDTLLHPDEDAFLAQVRRVRAALLAGSGWGLPVTAGTPDLVAELARPEQRGATMDALRTTSAPAVVDISSTLTLSAEDAKALQAELLDVYARYAARQRPGAAHLLGLTLYPASP; this is encoded by the coding sequence GTGATCATCCTCGACTCTGCCCTGGCTGCCCGGCTGCTCACCGACCCGGACACACGGCACATCCTGGCGGCCTTCCAGGGGAACGGGCAGGTGATCGCCGACGCGGCCCGCGCGCTGAACCTGCCGCTGGAGACCGTGCGGTACCGAGTGCGGCGCGCCGTGCAGGCGGGAGTGCTGGTCGCGGCGGGTCGCCGCGCGCGGCGTGGGCGGACGCAGACGGTGTATCGCCTGCCACTGCCGGTGTTCGTGCCGGGCCTGCAGGTGCCCGGCGGGCCGGACACCCTGCTGCATCCGGATGAGGACGCCTTCCTGGCGCAGGTGCGGCGCGTGCGGGCCGCGCTGCTCGCCGGGAGTGGGTGGGGCCTGCCCGTCACGGCGGGCACCCCAGACCTGGTGGCCGAACTGGCCCGGCCGGAGCAGCGCGGCGCGACCATGGACGCCCTGCGGACCACGAGCGCACCTGCCGTGGTGGACATTAGCAGTACCCTGACGCTGAGTGCCGAGGACGCCAAGGCCCTGCAGGCCGAACTGCTGGACGTCTACGCCCGCTACGCGGCCCGGCAGCGGCCCGGCGCGGCGCATCTGCTGGGTCTCACGCTGTACCCGGCGTCTCCATGA
- a CDS encoding WD40 repeat domain-containing protein, with product MRVLFPLLLGLSLAASAPVPPLNPAGEVDVGAPAQSVALSADGRTLVVGTARDVQRLDPRTLRSLSVLPGSDGGGWGATFSRAGRLAAAGMSRGVTVWDDLRRPPRTLDSPGGRVFALAWHPDGQRLALGDAGGYWQVTPGGPRGQLRGDVMAAAWSLDGRTLFLSTGQEDSATYALDAITGRVRWRQQNVPATHTRRAYYGLDEVNGLSLSPDGRILASAHQDGRVLLRDAATGHLRRTLTGGEDTRWAAFTPDGTQVVAVGETGRVNAWTAAGQPAGQAQVGGELWHVLVLPDGRALTAGADGAVRAWTLPTQVR from the coding sequence ATGCGCGTCCTGTTCCCTCTGCTGCTCGGCCTGAGCCTCGCTGCCTCCGCCCCCGTGCCCCCCTTGAACCCGGCCGGGGAGGTGGACGTCGGCGCGCCCGCCCAGAGCGTCGCCCTGAGCGCCGACGGCCGCACCCTCGTGGTCGGCACCGCACGCGACGTGCAGCGCCTCGATCCCAGGACGCTGCGCTCCCTGAGCGTCCTGCCCGGCAGTGACGGCGGCGGGTGGGGCGCGACCTTCAGCCGGGCGGGCCGACTGGCCGCCGCCGGCATGAGCCGCGGTGTGACCGTCTGGGACGACCTGCGGCGGCCACCACGCACGCTCGACTCGCCCGGCGGGCGCGTGTTCGCCCTCGCGTGGCACCCGGACGGGCAGCGGCTCGCGCTGGGCGACGCGGGCGGGTACTGGCAGGTCACGCCCGGCGGGCCGCGCGGCCAGCTGCGCGGCGACGTGATGGCCGCCGCCTGGAGTCTGGACGGCCGGACGCTGTTTCTCAGCACCGGGCAGGAGGACAGCGCCACGTACGCGCTGGACGCCATCACAGGCCGGGTCCGGTGGCGGCAGCAGAACGTCCCCGCCACGCACACCCGCCGCGCCTACTACGGCCTGGACGAGGTGAACGGCCTGAGCCTCTCCCCGGACGGGCGCATCCTGGCCAGCGCGCATCAGGACGGGCGGGTCCTGCTGCGTGACGCCGCGACCGGCCACCTGCGCCGCACCCTCACGGGCGGCGAGGACACCCGCTGGGCGGCCTTCACGCCGGACGGCACGCAGGTCGTCGCGGTGGGCGAAACGGGCCGCGTGAACGCCTGGACAGCCGCCGGGCAACCGGCCGGGCAGGCGCAGGTCGGCGGGGAGCTCTGGCACGTCCTCGTCCTGCCGGACGGGCGGGCACTGACGGCCGGAGCGGACGGCGCGGTACGCGCCTGGACGCTCCCCACCCAGGTTCGCTGA
- a CDS encoding tetratricopeptide repeat protein: MPPLRIRVLTVLTFLSLSSAGAQATSGAALYREGQLDAAFRALQPEAARGDAQAQFLLGELHYNGFATPRNRPEALRWYRLAAAQGYAPAQLLVAEMLLDDGRSPAEWREGEAALRGAAEQELRVPDGAPADARRSLTALLLGEFLPEARVRHPAQAAALLARWADGGDAISAQKLADLYEAGVDDPDPARRLPADRERFLFWTNRAATMPQDGPSTRGPRLTAEAAQLEQAGDLNEAIKVYWEAADLGHVPAMLRLAEVLLATPDRKGSGRFWLERAAERDSAEANLLLGQLLLDERDAVRAAHHFEVATRGQYRSEDTRQAAALALARLLAAGAPDLPADVPRAVEVLRFSARTPEALNVLADLLLAQPTWTALTVNDAMNARLKAALGGLRSAQRTVIWDHFTRRYPESPRWQPAAADLQTMVDWVRRDAQLGDDRGLYLLAQLTLHGLHGIPASESVARDLLSRAVAAGSSDASLTLDYLTAPPPTTRVTAQQAQAALKLAQDGRRDAQIFLASIYLSGNGVPRDLRQALRWTVTAAEGGDVDAMLAASVLYRAGIGTPHDSAAASAWQVKAVRAGVPPAERTKLGAWYADGIGLKPDPARAVALYRDAAEFNEPVAKLLLGRTLLFGTGVTMDTQEGVRWIRLAAEQGVVDAQILLGDLYAAGQHVPKDAELAVTWRRRAADQGSMRALTELAWMALDGEGLPRDPAQALQWAETAAARGYRDALLVLANVYGAGRGVPRNVIKAVEYSRQAAERGSVTGAYNLGISYLTGTGVARDLAQARVWLERAQALGSAEAAAQLRRLAP, from the coding sequence ATGCCACCTCTCCGCATCCGGGTGCTGACAGTCCTGACCTTTCTGTCGCTCAGTTCTGCCGGAGCCCAGGCTACGTCCGGCGCCGCCCTGTACCGCGAGGGGCAGCTGGACGCCGCGTTCCGCGCCCTGCAACCCGAAGCGGCGCGGGGGGACGCGCAGGCGCAGTTCCTGCTGGGTGAACTGCATTACAACGGGTTCGCGACGCCCCGGAACCGACCAGAGGCGCTGCGCTGGTACCGCCTGGCCGCCGCGCAGGGATACGCCCCCGCTCAGCTGTTGGTGGCTGAGATGCTCCTGGACGACGGCCGCTCGCCTGCCGAGTGGCGGGAAGGCGAGGCGGCCCTGCGCGGCGCGGCGGAGCAGGAGCTCCGCGTGCCGGACGGCGCGCCCGCTGACGCCCGTCGCTCCCTGACCGCGCTGCTGCTCGGGGAGTTCCTGCCGGAGGCGCGGGTGCGCCACCCGGCGCAGGCGGCGGCCCTGCTGGCCCGCTGGGCGGACGGCGGGGACGCCATCAGCGCGCAGAAACTGGCGGACCTGTACGAGGCGGGCGTGGACGACCCGGACCCGGCCAGGCGCCTCCCGGCGGACCGGGAACGCTTCCTGTTCTGGACGAACCGGGCCGCGACCATGCCGCAGGACGGGCCGTCCACCCGCGGACCGCGCCTGACCGCCGAGGCGGCCCAGCTCGAACAGGCGGGCGACCTGAACGAAGCCATCAAGGTGTACTGGGAAGCGGCCGACCTGGGCCACGTCCCCGCCATGCTGCGCCTCGCGGAGGTGCTGCTCGCCACACCCGACCGGAAGGGATCGGGCCGGTTCTGGCTGGAACGGGCCGCCGAGCGTGATTCGGCCGAAGCGAACCTCCTGCTCGGCCAGCTGCTCCTCGACGAAAGGGACGCGGTGCGGGCCGCGCATCACTTCGAGGTGGCCACCCGCGGCCAGTACCGCTCCGAGGACACCCGGCAGGCCGCGGCGCTGGCCCTGGCGCGCCTGCTGGCCGCCGGCGCGCCGGACCTGCCGGCCGACGTGCCCCGCGCGGTCGAGGTGCTCCGGTTCTCTGCCCGGACGCCAGAGGCCCTGAATGTCCTCGCGGACCTGCTCCTCGCGCAGCCCACCTGGACGGCCCTCACCGTGAACGACGCCATGAACGCCCGCCTGAAGGCGGCGCTGGGTGGGCTCCGGTCCGCGCAGCGCACCGTGATCTGGGATCACTTCACGCGGCGGTACCCGGAGTCGCCACGCTGGCAGCCTGCCGCGGCAGATCTGCAGACCATGGTGGATTGGGTCAGGCGGGACGCGCAACTCGGAGACGATCGGGGACTGTACCTGCTGGCGCAGCTGACGCTCCACGGCCTGCACGGCATCCCGGCCAGTGAGTCGGTCGCACGTGACCTGCTCAGCCGGGCTGTGGCTGCCGGTTCCTCGGATGCCTCCCTGACACTGGATTACCTGACGGCTCCGCCTCCCACTACACGCGTGACGGCGCAGCAGGCGCAGGCCGCCCTGAAACTCGCGCAGGACGGGCGCCGGGACGCGCAGATATTTCTGGCGTCCATATACCTGTCTGGCAACGGTGTGCCGCGAGACCTGCGTCAGGCGCTCAGATGGACGGTGACAGCCGCCGAGGGGGGGGACGTGGATGCGATGCTGGCGGCATCGGTGCTGTACAGGGCAGGCATCGGCACGCCGCACGACAGTGCCGCCGCGAGTGCCTGGCAGGTGAAGGCCGTCCGCGCCGGGGTGCCCCCTGCGGAGCGAACCAAGCTCGGCGCGTGGTACGCAGACGGCATCGGGCTCAAACCGGACCCGGCGCGGGCGGTGGCCCTGTACCGGGACGCCGCTGAATTCAACGAACCGGTCGCCAAGCTTCTTCTGGGCCGCACTTTGCTCTTCGGAACCGGCGTCACAATGGACACCCAGGAGGGCGTCCGGTGGATCCGGCTCGCAGCCGAACAGGGCGTGGTCGACGCGCAGATCCTCCTGGGAGATCTGTATGCCGCAGGGCAACACGTCCCGAAGGACGCGGAGCTCGCGGTGACCTGGCGGCGCCGCGCTGCCGATCAGGGAAGTATGCGTGCCCTGACGGAACTGGCGTGGATGGCCCTGGATGGAGAAGGCCTGCCCCGCGATCCGGCGCAGGCCCTGCAGTGGGCGGAGACGGCCGCGGCCCGCGGCTACCGCGATGCGCTTCTGGTGCTGGCCAACGTGTATGGCGCAGGGCGCGGCGTGCCCCGAAATGTCATCAAAGCCGTAGAGTACAGCCGTCAGGCTGCGGAACGCGGAAGTGTGACCGGCGCCTACAACCTCGGCATATCCTACCTGACGGGCACAGGAGTCGCGCGTGATCTGGCGCAGGCCCGCGTGTGGCTGGAACGGGCGCAGGCCCTGGGCTCTGCGGAGGCGGCAGCCCAACTCCGCCGCCTCGCCCCCTGA
- a CDS encoding tyrosine-type recombinase/integrase → MTLVLSQNGHLAPSRAWVALSPEERRRRAVAAVAGQDTATLLELLEAHHVRTHGHVSPETLRKYRLGARTWMEYAANQAVKVLHPEGEDTDLWVRSLEAAGKSPSSVGVLLAGARALYAALRWAKATTDTPFTDTKPRKDRRRPWDKRQPYPDTDVQRLLDAAPVEMRVLLRLGGIAGLRASEITGLTWGAVDLDGGALTVLNGKGGKTRRVLLPASLIADLRELGVQTPDILVIGRTPEAARARLRTLCKRVGVPYLGLHALRHTAGTRLVRAGFQLQDVAEHLGHSDVQTARTYGKWADDRLKDHMRQN, encoded by the coding sequence GTGACCCTGGTTCTCTCCCAGAACGGACACCTGGCCCCCTCCCGCGCCTGGGTGGCGCTGTCCCCTGAGGAACGCCGCCGCCGGGCGGTGGCCGCGGTTGCCGGTCAGGACACCGCCACCCTGCTCGAGCTGCTGGAAGCACATCATGTCCGGACCCACGGGCACGTCAGTCCGGAGACCCTGCGGAAGTACCGCCTCGGCGCGAGGACGTGGATGGAGTACGCGGCGAATCAGGCCGTGAAGGTCCTGCACCCGGAAGGGGAGGACACCGACCTGTGGGTCCGTTCGTTGGAAGCGGCCGGCAAGTCACCGTCCAGCGTGGGCGTCCTGCTCGCCGGGGCGCGGGCCCTGTACGCCGCCCTGCGCTGGGCGAAGGCCACAACCGACACGCCCTTCACGGACACGAAGCCCCGAAAGGACAGGCGCCGCCCCTGGGACAAACGGCAACCCTACCCGGACACGGACGTGCAGCGCCTCCTCGACGCGGCCCCCGTGGAGATGCGGGTACTCCTGCGACTGGGCGGCATCGCTGGGCTGCGCGCCTCGGAAATCACGGGCCTGACCTGGGGCGCTGTGGATCTCGATGGGGGAGCACTCACTGTGCTGAACGGCAAGGGCGGCAAGACGCGGCGGGTGCTGCTGCCTGCCTCCTTGATTGCGGACCTGCGGGAACTGGGCGTGCAGACGCCGGACATCCTGGTGATTGGCCGCACGCCGGAGGCCGCCCGCGCCCGGCTGAGGACGCTCTGCAAGCGGGTGGGCGTGCCGTACCTGGGCCTGCACGCCCTGCGGCATACCGCCGGAACACGCTTGGTCAGGGCTGGCTTCCAACTCCAGGACGTGGCCGAACACCTGGGACATAGCGACGTGCAGACCGCCCGGACTTACGGCAAGTGGGCGGACGATCGACTCAAAGACCACATGCGCCAGAACTGA
- a CDS encoding PIN domain-containing protein, which yields MTPLLLDASAIIALLRQEPGYEVVRAALTGRACHVSSVTLTELEGKLVGKGDYTHGQVQVAWGHLAPLIPELPFDADCRARATFYYARKQPYNLSLGDAACLGTAEAHGLSVLTAEQGWARLPDLPFAVELIR from the coding sequence GTGACCCCACTGCTGCTGGACGCCAGCGCCATCATCGCCCTGCTCCGGCAGGAACCGGGCTACGAGGTCGTCCGCGCGGCCCTGACCGGTCGCGCCTGCCACGTCAGCAGCGTCACCCTGACTGAACTGGAAGGCAAACTCGTGGGCAAGGGCGACTACACCCACGGGCAGGTGCAGGTCGCCTGGGGCCACCTGGCGCCCCTCATTCCTGAACTCCCCTTCGACGCGGACTGCCGGGCACGGGCCACCTTCTACTACGCCCGCAAACAGCCGTACAACCTCAGTCTTGGAGACGCCGCCTGCCTGGGCACCGCCGAGGCCCACGGACTCTCCGTCCTGACCGCCGAGCAGGGCTGGGCCAGACTGCCGGACCTGCCGTTCGCGGTGGAACTGATCCGGTGA
- a CDS encoding AbrB/MazE/SpoVT family DNA-binding domain-containing protein, whose amino-acid sequence MTQIQYYNLKIQAQGRVAVPTAVRADLNVQEGDEVLLVKDAHGYHLTTRQALIEAATGSLARTDGRDLTQELLDDRAQDAAGKDW is encoded by the coding sequence ATGACTCAGATCCAGTACTACAATCTGAAGATTCAGGCGCAAGGTCGCGTGGCAGTCCCAACTGCGGTGCGTGCCGACCTCAATGTTCAGGAAGGTGACGAGGTCCTGCTCGTGAAAGACGCCCATGGATACCACCTCACCACCCGCCAGGCCCTGATCGAGGCCGCCACCGGCAGCCTCGCCCGCACCGACGGGCGTGACCTCACGCAGGAACTCCTCGACGACCGCGCACAGGACGCCGCCGGGAAAGACTGGTGA
- a CDS encoding AbrB/MazE/SpoVT family DNA-binding domain-containing protein, whose amino-acid sequence MSGGVTEAQEVHSASLGPKYRVIVPKAVRQILNVEEGDTLLFVVENGTVQVTSRAQMIQALHGSTPDEGDTDESSC is encoded by the coding sequence ATGTCTGGTGGTGTCACAGAAGCTCAGGAAGTTCACAGTGCGAGTCTTGGTCCAAAATACCGGGTGATTGTGCCCAAAGCCGTGCGACAGATCCTCAATGTGGAAGAAGGGGACACCTTGCTCTTCGTGGTGGAAAATGGAACAGTGCAGGTCACGTCCCGCGCGCAGATGATCCAGGCCCTGCACGGGAGCACACCTGACGAGGGGGACACTGATGAGTCATCTTGCTGA
- a CDS encoding acyltransferase family protein, whose translation MTAATPARPVATSASAAQAYIPAFDGLRGLLALGVVLSHFTLMTVNPFDDPTRPLAVWEHLCWYLGAPAVDAFFVLSGWVVAGSYLRHRSVWTFYLARLRRLYPLALLGALLGLLVARPLMSLIPAPATGHGLLAYLRLPLSGPDVWGSLSMGLLGEYRAARISPPLWSLAVEVYASLLTPLLVLGARRWGWAALWVSLPVCLALSSVFTAFVYLPLFLLGTLLVLAPLPGMTPRTRQAARGMALFGGALLFSRHLTGVNHDLMRWGAAVGAALLLLGLRGLDPAWLRSRAAQWLGQRSYALYATHFPVLMVGFAFLSPVLGPAWSAAAMVPAALLVADLAQRGADWLSGA comes from the coding sequence ATGACGGCGGCCACCCCAGCCCGGCCGGTGGCCACGTCGGCCTCCGCGGCGCAGGCCTACATCCCTGCCTTCGATGGGCTGCGCGGGCTGCTGGCGCTGGGCGTGGTGCTGTCGCATTTCACGTTGATGACCGTCAACCCCTTCGACGACCCGACCCGGCCACTCGCGGTGTGGGAGCACCTGTGCTGGTACCTGGGCGCACCGGCCGTCGATGCCTTCTTCGTGCTGAGCGGCTGGGTGGTGGCGGGCAGTTACCTGCGCCACCGCAGCGTCTGGACGTTTTACCTGGCCCGGCTGCGCCGTCTGTACCCGCTCGCGCTGCTGGGGGCGCTGCTGGGCCTGCTGGTGGCCCGGCCGCTGATGAGCCTGATTCCCGCCCCGGCGACCGGGCATGGTCTGCTGGCGTACCTGCGCCTGCCGCTGAGTGGGCCCGACGTGTGGGGCAGCCTCAGCATGGGCCTGCTGGGGGAGTACCGGGCCGCGCGGATCTCCCCGCCGCTGTGGTCCCTGGCCGTCGAGGTGTACGCCTCACTGCTCACGCCGCTGCTTGTGCTGGGCGCGCGGCGGTGGGGGTGGGCGGCGCTGTGGGTGAGTCTGCCGGTGTGCCTCGCGCTGTCATCGGTCTTCACGGCGTTCGTCTACCTGCCGCTGTTCCTGCTGGGTACGCTCCTGGTGCTGGCGCCGCTGCCGGGCATGACGCCCAGGACCCGCCAGGCGGCGCGAGGCATGGCGCTGTTCGGGGGCGCGCTGCTGTTCTCCCGGCATCTGACGGGCGTGAATCACGACCTGATGCGGTGGGGCGCTGCGGTGGGGGCCGCGCTGCTGCTGCTGGGCCTGCGGGGCCTTGATCCAGCGTGGCTGCGGAGCCGCGCGGCGCAGTGGCTGGGGCAACGCAGCTACGCGCTGTATGCCACGCACTTCCCCGTCCTGATGGTGGGGTTCGCGTTCCTGAGCCCTGTGCTGGGTCCAGCCTGGAGTGCGGCCGCCATGGTCCCCGCCGCGCTACTGGTGGCCGATCTGGCCCAGCGTGGCGCGGACTGGCTGTCAGGCGCCTGA